A portion of the Chondrinema litorale genome contains these proteins:
- a CDS encoding LacI family DNA-binding transcriptional regulator, translated as MKSRQVTIKDIARQLNISPATVSRALKDHPDISKTTKKAVVELAASLNYQPNSIALSLRSKRTYTIGVIVPEIIHFFFSSAISGIEDVAYQAGYNVIICQSNESYEREVSNVNTLINNRVDGILISVSKNTKDTSHLKKITDLGIPLVFFDRVCDDIDAHKVIVEDERGAYDAVKHLIDQGYKKIAHLAGPETLIISKNRINGYVRALKDHNIEVDESLMMEADNKEAGMDAMKKLLARPDIPDAIFTVNDNAAIGALQVIKNAGYKVPEDIALIGFSDDQKITSLVEPHLSSIAQPAFKIGQTAGELFLKQIETPEPNKYEKIILDTELIVRASSDFSKN; from the coding sequence ATGAAAAGCCGTCAGGTTACTATTAAAGATATCGCACGGCAACTAAATATCTCTCCGGCAACGGTATCAAGGGCTTTAAAAGACCATCCTGATATAAGTAAAACCACAAAAAAAGCTGTTGTAGAATTAGCTGCCTCACTAAATTACCAACCTAACTCAATAGCACTTAGCTTAAGAAGTAAAAGAACATATACAATTGGAGTAATAGTACCTGAAATTATCCACTTCTTTTTTTCTTCTGCGATTAGTGGTATTGAGGATGTTGCCTATCAGGCTGGATACAATGTTATCATATGCCAATCTAATGAATCTTACGAAAGAGAAGTTAGCAATGTAAATACCCTCATTAATAACCGAGTAGACGGTATTTTGATATCTGTTTCTAAAAACACAAAAGATACTTCCCATTTAAAAAAGATTACAGATTTAGGCATTCCTTTGGTCTTTTTCGATCGTGTTTGTGATGATATTGACGCCCATAAAGTAATTGTAGAAGATGAAAGAGGCGCATACGACGCGGTAAAACATTTAATAGATCAAGGCTATAAAAAAATAGCACACTTGGCTGGGCCAGAAACACTTATCATTAGTAAAAATAGAATTAATGGCTATGTAAGAGCTCTTAAAGACCATAATATTGAAGTGGACGAAAGCCTAATGATGGAAGCAGATAATAAAGAGGCAGGTATGGATGCTATGAAGAAACTATTAGCAAGACCAGATATACCCGATGCTATTTTTACTGTGAACGACAATGCTGCAATTGGCGCTCTTCAAGTTATTAAAAATGCAGGTTATAAAGTACCAGAAGATATTGCCTTAATTGGTTTTAGCGACGATCAGAAAATAACATCTTTGGTAGAACCTCATTTAAGCAGTATTGCACAACCTGCTTTTAAAATTGGTCAAACCGCTGGTGAATTATTCCTAAAACAGATTGAAACCCCTGAACCAAATAAGTACGAAAAAATAATTTTAGATACAGAATTAATAGTAAGGGCATCGTCTGATTTTTCTAAGAATTAA